The nucleotide window GCGAAGTAGATGATCTTCTCGAGGTCCTTGGGCGCCAGGTCCAGCAGGTAGCCCAGACGGGAGGGCACGCCCTTGAAGAACCAGATGTGGGTGACCGGCGCGGCCAGCTCGATGTGGCCCATCCGCTCACGACGCACCTTGGCGCGGGTGACCTCGACGCCGCAGCGCTCGCAGATGATGCCCTTGAAGCGGACGCGCTTGTACTTCCCGCAGTAGCACTCCCAGTCCCGGGTGGGACCGAAGATCTTCTCGCAGAAGAGACCGTCCTTCTCCGGGCGGAGGGTGCGGTAGTTGATGGTCTCGGGCTTCTTCACCTCGCCGTGGGACCACTGGCGGATGTCGTCTCCGCTGGCAAGGCCGATGCGCAGTTCGTCGAAGAAGTTCACGTCGAGCACTCTGTGACCCCTTTCAGGGGCTAGTTACTGCAATCAATGCTGTGTGTCGGGGACGCCGGCCGGCCCCGGGGTGCGGGGCCGGCCGGCGACCGATCAGACGTCCTCGACGGACGACGGCTCGCGGCGGGACAGGTCGATGCCCAGCTCCTCCGCGGCCCGGAAGACCTCGTCGTCGGTGTCGCGCAGCTCGATCGCGTTGCCGTCGCTGGAGAGGACCTCCACGTTCAGGCAGAGCGACTGGAGCTCCTTGAGCAACACCTTGAACGACTCGGGGATGCCCGGCTCGGGGATATTCTCGCCCTTGACGATGGCCTCGTAGACCTTCACGCGGCCGAGGATGTCGTCGGACTTGATGGTGAGCAGCTCCTGCAGCGCGTACGCGGCGCCGTAGGCCTGCATCGCCCAGCACTCCATCTCACCGAAGCGCTGGCCACCGAACTGCGCCTTACCACCCAGCGGCTGCTGCGTGATCATCGAGTACGGACCCGTGGAGCGAGCGTGGATCTTGTCGTCGACGAGGTGCAGCAGCTTGAGGATGTAGACGTAGCCCACGGCGATCGGCTCGGGGTAGGGCTCCCCGGAACGACCGTCGAACAGCCGGGCCTTGCCGGTCTCCTTGACCATCCGCTCGCCGTCCCGGTTGGGGGTCGTCGAGCCGAGCAGGCCGATGAGCTCCTCCTCGCGGGCGCCGTCGAACACCGGCGTGGCGGTACGGGTGCCCGGGGCCGCCGAACGCGCAGCGCCGGGGATCTTGGCGGCCCACTCCGGGGTGCCCTCGACCTGCCAGCCCTGCTTGGCGATCCAGCCCAGGTGCATCTCCAGGACCTGGCCGACGTTCATCCGGCCGGGCACGCCCAGCGGGTTGAGCACGATGTCGACCGGGGTGCCGTCCTCGAGGAACGGCATGTCCTCCTGCGGGAGGATCTTGGAGATGACGCCCTTGTTGCCGTGGCGGCCGGCCAGCTTGTCGCCGTCGCTGATCTTGCGCATCTGGGCCACGTAGACCCGGATGAGCTCGTTCACGCCGGCGGGCAGCTCGTCGCCGTCCTCGCGGGAGAACACGCGGACGCCGATGACCTTGCCGGACTCGCCGTGCTTGACCTTGAGGCTGGTGTCGCGGACCTCGCGGGCCTTCTCACCGAAGATCGCCCGCAGCAGCCGCTCCTCGGGGGTCAGCTCGGTCTCGCCCTTGGGCGTGACCTTGCCGACGAGGATGTCGCCGGGGACGACCTCGGCACCGATGCGGATGATCCCGCGCTCGTCGAGGTCGGCGAGGACCTCCTCGGAGACGTTCGGGATGTCCCGGGTGATCTCCTCGGCGCCCAGCTTGGTGTCGCGGGCGTCGACCTCGAACTCCTCGATGTGGATCGAGGACAGGACGTCGTCCTGCACGAGGCGCTGCGACAGGATGATCGCGTCCTCGTAGTTGTGACCCTCCCAGGGCATGAAGGCGACGAGCAGGTTCTTGCCCAGCGCCATCTCGCCCTCGTCGGTGCACGGACCGTCGGCGACGACCTGACCGGCCTCGACCCGCTGGCCCTCCTCGACCACCGGGCTCTGGTTGATCGAGGTGCCCTGGTTCGAGCGCTGGAACTTCAGCAGCCGGTAGGTCTGCCGGGTCCCGTCGTCGGCCATGACGGTGATGAAGTCGGCGGTGGCGTCCTCGACGACACCCGCCTTCTCCGCCACCACCACGTCACCGGCGTCGACGGCGGCGTGCAGCTCCATGCCGGTGCCGACCAGCGGCGCCTCGCTGCGGAGCAGCGGGACGGCCTGACGCTGCATGTTCGCGCCCATCAGGGCGCGGTTGGCGTCGTCGTGCTCGAGGAACGGGATCATCGCCGTCGCAACCGACGTCATCTGACGCGGCGAGACGTCCATGTAGTCGACGTTCTCCGGCGCGAGGTCGGTGGTCTCGCCGCCCTTGGTGCGGACCAGGACCAGGTCCTCGGCGAAGCGGTTGTTGGCGTCCAGCGGCGAGTTGGCCTGGGCGACGACGAACCGGTCCTCCTCGTCCGCGGTGAGGTAGTCGATCTGGTCGGTGACGGTGCCGTTCTCGACCTTGCGGTACGGCGTCTCGATGAAGCCGAAGGGGTTCACCCGCGCGAAGGAGGACAGCGAGCCGATCAGGCCGATGTTCGGGCCCTCAGGGGTCTCGATCGGGCACATCCGGCCGTAGTGGCTGGGGTGCACGTCGCGGACCTCCATGCCCGCGCGCTCACGGGACAGACCGCCCGGGCCCAGCGCCGACAGGCGGCGCTTGTGGGTCAGGCCCGCGAGCGGGTTGGTCTGGTCCATGAACTGCGAGAGCTGGCTGGTGCCGAAGAACTCCTTGATGGAGGCGACGACCGGCCGGATGTTGATCAGGGTCTGCGGCGTGATTGCCTCGACGTCCTGGGTCGTCATCCGCTCGCGGACCACGCGCTCCATGCGGGAGAGGCCGACCCGGATCTGGTTCTGGATCAGCTCGCCCACGGTGCGCAGCCGGCGGTTGCCGAAGTGGTCGATGTCGTCGACGTCGAAGTCGGGCTCGCCGGCGTGCAGGCGGACCACGTACTCGATGGTGGCGACGATGTCGTCCTCGGTCAGCGTCGAGGTGCCCTGGGCGACCTCCACCTGGAGCTTCTTGTTCACCTTGTAGCGGCCGACCTTCGCGAGGTCGTAGCGCTTGGGGTTGAAGAAGAGGTTCTCCAGCAGCGCCTGCGCGGACTCACGCGTCGGCGGCTCGCCCGGACGCAGCTTGCGGTAGATGTCCAGCAGCGCCTCGTCCTGGCCGGCGATGTGGTCCTTCTCCAGCGTGGCCAGCATCGTGGGCGACCACTGGAAGTGCTCGCGGATCCGGTCCTCGGTCCAGCCGAGGGCCTTCAGCAGGACGGAGACCGGCTGGCGGCGCTTGCGGTCGATGCGGACGCCGACGGTGTCGCGCTTGTCGACGTCGAACTCCAGCCACGCACCGCGGCTGGGGATGACCTTGGCGCTGTAGACGTCCTTGTCCGACGTCTTGTCCAGGGTCTTGTCGAAGTAGACGCCCGGCGAGCGGACCAGCTGGGAGACGACGACGCGCTCGGTGCCGTTGATGACGAACGTGCCCTTGCTCGTCATGACCGGGAAGTCGCCCATGAACACCGTCTGGCTCTTGATCTCGCCGGTGGTGTTGTTCATGAACTCGGCGGTGACGAACAGCGGCGCCGCGTAGGTCATGTCCTTGTCCTTGCACTCCTCGAGGGACGCCTTGACGTCCTCGAAGCGCGGGTTGGAGAAGGACAGCGACATGGAACCGCTGAAGTCCTCGATCGGGGAGATCTCCTCGAGGATCTCCGCGAGGCCGCCGACGGCGTCGGCCTGGTCCTCGGGCGCCAGCGTGGCCTTCCACGCGGGGCTGCCGACCAGCCACTCGAAGGAGGCGGTCTGCAGCGCGAGCAGGTCCGGCACCTCGAGGGGCTCGTGGATCTTGGCGAACGAGACGCGAAGCGGGGCGCCGGGGATCTTGAGCTGGTCGGCGCCGCCGGTGCGGGGACCGGCCTGGACGTCGACCGGGGTGGTGCTGGAATCGGTGGTGGTGGTGCTGGTGGGGCGAGAGCCTGCCAAGATGCGTCCTTCCAAGGACCTCACGACGTGCGGGCGGGTGCTTTTCGTCCTGGGTCGTCGTCGGTATCGGCGGGGCTGACCGCTTGTGCCGGTACACCGCCGGGGAGGTCGGAGGGGGCGACCGGGTGGACGTCGTCCCGGGGGACGTCGTTCGGGCCGGAGGCCCCTGGCGACCCGTGTCGGCGGGGCGGGCAGTCAGAGGGCAGCGCAACAGGAGACCCTACCCCTGATGCGCGCCGCTGTCCACGTCGGCCTCCGGCGGCTGCGGCACCCCCCTCCTGCGGGGGGCTGCCGGCGCGAGGACGACGAGCGGGTCACCGCTGCGGCGACCGGACGGGCGGACGTGACGTGCTCTCGGGACCGATGATGCCAGCGGACCGTCCGGGTGCCAGCCGCCACGCCGGTCGCCGTGCGGCCGCGTCGCCGGTCACGGCGGGTCGCCCGCGACCGGCCGGTCCGACGTGCGGGATCGCGGGGCAGGAGCCGGGCCGCCGGGGCAGGGACGCGGACAGGGGCCGCTCCACCGGAGTGGAACGGCCCCTGTCGGGTGTGCGGGTGGTGCTACCCGGCGAGAGCCGGGGCCCCGGCGGCCGAGGCCGCCGGGAGGGGGGTCACTTGACGGTGACGGTGGCGCCGGCGCCCTCGAGGGAGGCCTTGGCCTTCTCGGCAGCGTCCTTGGCGACCTTCTCCAGCACCGGCTTGGGCGCGTTGTCGACCAGGTCCTTGGCCTCCTTGAGGCCGAGCGAGGTCAGCGTGCGCACCTCCTTGATGACCTGGATCTTCTTGTCGCCGGCAGCCTCGAGGATGACGTCGAACTCGTCCTGCTCGACGGGGGCCTCGGTGGCGGCGGCACCGCCACCACCAGCGGCGGCGACGGCGACGGGGGCCGCGGCGGTGACGTCGAAGGTGGTCTCGAACTCCTTCACGAAGTCAGACAGCTCCAGGAGCGTCATCTCCTTGAAGGCGTCGAGGAGCTCGTCGGTGGAAAGCTTGGCCATGATTTCTCCTGGGGGTTTCAGTCGGTGCTGACCGCGGTGTCCGCGGCAGCATCGGTCGTGTCGGGGGTGGTGTCAGCAGCAGCAGTGGCGCCGTCGGTCGGGGCGTCCTCGGCAGCAGGGGCGTCGGCGGCGGGCAGGGTCTCCCCGGCCGCCTCCTTCTTCTCCTGCAGCGCGGCGGCGAGCCGGGCGACCTGCGACAGCGGGGCCTGGAACAGCCCGGCGGCCTTGGTCAGGTTGCCCTTCATCGCGCCGGCCAGCTTGGCCAGCAGGACCTCACGGGACTCGACGTCGGCGAGGCGGGTGACCTCGGCTGCGTCGACCGTGCGGCCCTCGACCACGCCGCCCTTGATGACCAGGAGCGGGTTGGCCTTCGCGAAGTCGCGGATGGCCTTGGCCGCCTCGACCGGGTCGCCGTCGATGAAGGCGATCGCGGTGGGGCCGGTGAGCAGCGGGGCGAGGTCGGAGTGACCGACCGCGTCCGCCGCCCGCTTCGTCAGGGTGTTCTTGACGACGGCGTAACTGCTGCCCGCACCGAGGGACACGCGCAGCTGGGTCAGCTGCGCGACGGTGAGCCCGCGGTACTCGGTGAGCACGGCCGCACTGGAGTTCTGGAACCGCTCGGTGATCTCCTCGATCACCGCGGCCTTCGCCTGCGTGGGCATGGGCCTCCTCTCGTCTGTCGGGCGACCGCCGGCGACGCGCGCTGCGTGCGATCAGGGCCCGGAGACGAGGAACGCCCCGGCGCAGGGCGCACGGGGCGAGGGACGTGCCGCGGTACCGGGCGGTGAGCCCGTGCCACGACGCGTTCGTCGAGCCGTCCACCTGCGCAGGACGTCCGGGATCCGGACCTTCGATCGCACGCGGACGTGCGACGACCAGCGGTCTTGGGGGGAACAGCGGCAAGAGTACACGGCCGCGGACACCGGCGGCCACCGGCCCGGGAACGCCGAACGGCGCCGCCCCCAGGGGGACGGCGCCGTTCGGACGGCCTCGCTGCAGGGTCCCGCACCGCGCGGAGCGTGGCGTGGGGGGCAGCGAGGTCCTTCTAGGCGTTGACCTCGTCGACGGTCATGTTGCGGGTGCGGTTCGGGTCGACCGGGATGCCCGGGCCCATGGTGGTGGAGACGGTGACCTTCTTGAGGTACCGACCCTTGGCCGAGGACGGCTTCGCGCGGAGCACCTCGTCGAGGGCGGCGGCGTAGTTCTCCACCAGCTTGGTCTCGTCGAAGGAGGCCTTGCCGATCACCAGGTGCAGGTTGGCCTGCTTGTCGACGCGGAAGTTGATCTTCCCGCCCTTGATGTCGTTGACGGCCTTGGTGACGTCGGGGGTCACCGTGCCGGTCTTCGGGTTCGGCATCAGGCCACGGGGGCCGAGGATGCGGGCGATGCGGCCGACCTTGGCCATCTGGTCGGGGGTCGCGATCGCGGCGTCGAAGTCCAGGAAGCCGCCCTGGATGCGCTCGATCAGGTCCTCGGCACCCACGACGTCGGCGCCGGCGGCGGTGGCCTCGGCGGCCTTGTCACCGGTCGCGAACACGATGACGCGGGCGGTCTTGCCGGTGCCGTGGGGCAGGTTGACCGTGCCGCGGACCATCTGGTCGGCCTTGCGCGGGTCGACCCCGAGGCGGATCGCGACCTCGACGGTCGCGTCGTACTTGGTGGGCGAGGTCTGCTTCGCCAGACCGGCAGCCTGCAGCGGGCTGTACAGGGTGTCCTGGTCGACCAGCTCGGCGACCTTGCGGTAGTTCTTGCCGTGCTTCGCCATGGTGGCGCTCCTCTCCCCCGCTACCGGGGGGTCGTGTGGTGAACGGGCCGGCGAGGCCCTCCCACGTGGTGCCTGTTCGGCCCTGCTGCGGGGTCCCGCGCCGCGCTGAGCGTGGCGTGGGGCAGCGAGGTCCGTTACTTGACGGTGATGCCCATCGACCGGGCGGTGCCGGCGATGATCTTCTCGGCCTGCTCGAGGTCGTTGGCGTTCAGGTCCTCCATCTTGACCTGGGCGATCTCGCGGACCTGGTCACGGGTGACCGTGGCGACCTTGGTCTTGTGCGGCTCGCCCGAGCCCTTCTCCACACCAGCGGCCTTCAGCAGCATGCGGGCTGCCGGCGGCGTCTTGGTGATGAAGGTGAAGGACCGGTCCTCGAAGACCGAGATCTCCACGGGGACGATGTCCCCGCGCTGCGCCTCGGTGGCGGCGTTGTAGGCCTTGCAGAACTCCATGATGTTGACGCCGTGCTGGCCGAGCGCCGGACCCACGGGCGGCGCGGGGGTGGCCGCGCCGGCCTTGATCTGGAGCTTGATGACCGCGGTCAACCGCTTCCTGGGGGGCATGACTTCCTTCTCCGTGACGGTGGTGACGTGTGGAACGGCCCCCTCGCCGGTTCCCTTCCCGGGCTGACCCGGGACGGGGCGAGGGGCTCCTTGTTCAGATCTTGGAGACCTGCGTGAAGGACAGCTCGACGGGGGTCTCGCGACCGAAGATCGAGACCAGCACCTGCAGCTTCTGCTGCTCGGGGTTGATCTCGTTGATGGTGGCCGGCAGCGTCGCGAACGGACCGTCCATGACGGTGACGGACTCGCCGACCTCGAAGTCGGAGACGGCGGCCGGGCTCGCGGCGGGCGTCGCCTCGGTCGCGGCGGCCGAGGTCTCCGGGATCGCGGTGACGAGGAGGTTGACGACCTCGTCGATGCTCAGCGGGGAGGGCTTGGAGGTCGCGCCGACGAAGCCGGTGACGCCGGGGGTGTTGCGCACCGCGCCCCACGACTCGTCGTTGAGGTCCATCCGGACGAGCAGGTACCCGGGCAGCTTCTTGCGGTTGACCTGGGTCCGCTTGCCGTTCTTGATCTCGGTGACCTCCTCGGTGGGCACCTCGATCTGGAAGATGTAGTCCTCCATGTCCAGCGACGTGATCCGGGACTCGAGGTTGGTCTTCACCTTGTTCTCGTAGCCCGCGTAGGAGTGGATCACGTACCAGTCGCCGAACTGGCTGCGCAGCGTCTCGCGCAGCGCGGTCGCCGGGTCCTGGTCCTCAGCGACCGCCTCTTCCAGCGTCTCGACGACCAGCGGGTCGTGGTCGGGCGCCGGCTCGGCCGTCGGGTCGCCGACCAGGACGTCGTCCACCGAGCCACGGGAGTTCCCGTTGCCGGACACGGACGCGTTGCCCATCGGGTTGTCGGCGGTCAGGTCCGTGTCGTCGAGCGCACCCTCGACGGAACCGGTCTGCCGGACGCCGGACTCGTCGTCGGGGACGACGTCGAGGTCCTCGGTGTCGGTGTCCTGGTCGGCGGTGTCGACGGACCCCTCGGCGGACCCGGTGCTGTCGTCGGTGCCCGTCTCGAGGTCGGTGCTGCCGCGCACGTCGAACCGGGCGTCGTCGAGGTCGATGGCCTCGACGGCGCTGTCGGTCTCGAAGGGCTCACGGGGGTCGGTCACAGGGTCTCTTCCTTCTGGTGGGTCGTGCAGTCGCGGAGGCGGGTCAGCCGAAGACGGCGAGCACGCCCTGGGCGAAGAGGATGTCGAGGCCGGCCACGAGCGCGACCATGATCGCCACGAAGACGATCACCACGGTCGTGTAGGTGATGAGCTCCTTGCGACCGGGCCAGATGACCTTCCGCAGCTCGGCGACGACCTCGCGGAGGAACCGGCCGAGGCTGCGCTTGCGGCGGAGCTCCGCGGCGCGGGCGCGCTCGGCGTCGGCGCGGGAGCGGGTGCCCGCCGCGGTGGCGCCGCCCTCGGTGCGGTTCGCGGGACGGGCGGCCGTGCGGCCGCGGCGCCGGGTCGGGGCGACCGTCTTGTCCTCGTCGTGCTCGGCCTCGTCGGCGAGCTCGGCCTCGGCGGCCTCGAGCTCCGCGGCGTCGTCGACGCCCGGGGCCTCGGCGTCCAGCGGGTCGACGCCGAGCTGCTCGGCGTCGGGCCGCTCCTCGTTCGGCTCGCCGTCCTTCTCGCTCACAGCGCCTCGCTCACGTCGGTCGGGCTCACTTCGGTCGGTCGGACGGTGGCAGGGGTGACAGGACTTG belongs to Modestobacter sp. L9-4 and includes:
- the rplK gene encoding 50S ribosomal protein L11; the protein is MPPRKRLTAVIKLQIKAGAATPAPPVGPALGQHGVNIMEFCKAYNAATEAQRGDIVPVEISVFEDRSFTFITKTPPAARMLLKAAGVEKGSGEPHKTKVATVTRDQVREIAQVKMEDLNANDLEQAEKIIAGTARSMGITVK
- the nusG gene encoding transcription termination/antitermination protein NusG; the encoded protein is MTDPREPFETDSAVEAIDLDDARFDVRGSTDLETGTDDSTGSAEGSVDTADQDTDTEDLDVVPDDESGVRQTGSVEGALDDTDLTADNPMGNASVSGNGNSRGSVDDVLVGDPTAEPAPDHDPLVVETLEEAVAEDQDPATALRETLRSQFGDWYVIHSYAGYENKVKTNLESRITSLDMEDYIFQIEVPTEEVTEIKNGKRTQVNRKKLPGYLLVRMDLNDESWGAVRNTPGVTGFVGATSKPSPLSIDEVVNLLVTAIPETSAAATEATPAASPAAVSDFEVGESVTVMDGPFATLPATINEINPEQQKLQVLVSIFGRETPVELSFTQVSKI
- the rplL gene encoding 50S ribosomal protein L7/L12 is translated as MAKLSTDELLDAFKEMTLLELSDFVKEFETTFDVTAAAPVAVAAAGGGGAAATEAPVEQDEFDVILEAAGDKKIQVIKEVRTLTSLGLKEAKDLVDNAPKPVLEKVAKDAAEKAKASLEGAGATVTVK
- the secE gene encoding preprotein translocase subunit SecE, translated to MSEKDGEPNEERPDAEQLGVDPLDAEAPGVDDAAELEAAEAELADEAEHDEDKTVAPTRRRGRTAARPANRTEGGATAAGTRSRADAERARAAELRRKRSLGRFLREVVAELRKVIWPGRKELITYTTVVIVFVAIMVALVAGLDILFAQGVLAVFG
- the rpoB gene encoding DNA-directed RNA polymerase subunit beta, coding for MPGAPLRVSFAKIHEPLEVPDLLALQTASFEWLVGSPAWKATLAPEDQADAVGGLAEILEEISPIEDFSGSMSLSFSNPRFEDVKASLEECKDKDMTYAAPLFVTAEFMNNTTGEIKSQTVFMGDFPVMTSKGTFVINGTERVVVSQLVRSPGVYFDKTLDKTSDKDVYSAKVIPSRGAWLEFDVDKRDTVGVRIDRKRRQPVSVLLKALGWTEDRIREHFQWSPTMLATLEKDHIAGQDEALLDIYRKLRPGEPPTRESAQALLENLFFNPKRYDLAKVGRYKVNKKLQVEVAQGTSTLTEDDIVATIEYVVRLHAGEPDFDVDDIDHFGNRRLRTVGELIQNQIRVGLSRMERVVRERMTTQDVEAITPQTLINIRPVVASIKEFFGTSQLSQFMDQTNPLAGLTHKRRLSALGPGGLSRERAGMEVRDVHPSHYGRMCPIETPEGPNIGLIGSLSSFARVNPFGFIETPYRKVENGTVTDQIDYLTADEEDRFVVAQANSPLDANNRFAEDLVLVRTKGGETTDLAPENVDYMDVSPRQMTSVATAMIPFLEHDDANRALMGANMQRQAVPLLRSEAPLVGTGMELHAAVDAGDVVVAEKAGVVEDATADFITVMADDGTRQTYRLLKFQRSNQGTSINQSPVVEEGQRVEAGQVVADGPCTDEGEMALGKNLLVAFMPWEGHNYEDAIILSQRLVQDDVLSSIHIEEFEVDARDTKLGAEEITRDIPNVSEEVLADLDERGIIRIGAEVVPGDILVGKVTPKGETELTPEERLLRAIFGEKAREVRDTSLKVKHGESGKVIGVRVFSREDGDELPAGVNELIRVYVAQMRKISDGDKLAGRHGNKGVISKILPQEDMPFLEDGTPVDIVLNPLGVPGRMNVGQVLEMHLGWIAKQGWQVEGTPEWAAKIPGAARSAAPGTRTATPVFDGAREEELIGLLGSTTPNRDGERMVKETGKARLFDGRSGEPYPEPIAVGYVYILKLLHLVDDKIHARSTGPYSMITQQPLGGKAQFGGQRFGEMECWAMQAYGAAYALQELLTIKSDDILGRVKVYEAIVKGENIPEPGIPESFKVLLKELQSLCLNVEVLSSDGNAIELRDTDDEVFRAAEELGIDLSRREPSSVEDV
- the rplA gene encoding 50S ribosomal protein L1 gives rise to the protein MAKHGKNYRKVAELVDQDTLYSPLQAAGLAKQTSPTKYDATVEVAIRLGVDPRKADQMVRGTVNLPHGTGKTARVIVFATGDKAAEATAAGADVVGAEDLIERIQGGFLDFDAAIATPDQMAKVGRIARILGPRGLMPNPKTGTVTPDVTKAVNDIKGGKINFRVDKQANLHLVIGKASFDETKLVENYAAALDEVLRAKPSSAKGRYLKKVTVSTTMGPGIPVDPNRTRNMTVDEVNA